A region of Shewanella psychromarinicola DNA encodes the following proteins:
- a CDS encoding LysR family transcriptional regulator, producing the protein MKIDLNLFVVFDAIYCEGNITKAASVLNLSQPAVSHSLGKLRTHFDDALFIRQGNEMRPTPVAKNVIDDVREALHQLQVCLVQSRQFEPLTSRKSFSLSLHGSLEPYYLPILQQSLSLESPAINLRSNKRVRRTELENKLASGDIDLAIDTLIPVSNNILHTQLEVDQLVVISRKNHPAIAEKLDLKTYLHLEHILVSSRSIGPGLEDFELSRIGLHRKISLRCQHALSACRVILNNDMLLTLPKTAAAMYSQMLDIAIHPMPVALPDIGVHLYWHVNVDKEPANKWLRNKMIIAASNTKITIT; encoded by the coding sequence ATGAAAATTGATTTGAATTTGTTTGTGGTTTTCGATGCAATATATTGCGAAGGAAATATCACTAAAGCGGCTTCGGTATTAAATTTATCGCAACCTGCGGTGAGCCATTCATTAGGAAAATTGCGTACCCATTTTGACGATGCATTGTTCATCAGACAAGGCAATGAAATGAGGCCAACCCCTGTGGCTAAAAACGTCATTGATGATGTTCGAGAAGCATTACATCAATTGCAAGTTTGCTTAGTACAATCAAGACAATTTGAACCATTAACCTCACGAAAAAGCTTTTCACTGTCATTACATGGTTCTTTAGAACCCTACTATTTACCGATACTGCAACAAAGCTTATCGCTAGAATCACCGGCAATAAATTTACGCAGTAATAAAAGGGTAAGACGAACGGAACTGGAAAATAAATTAGCCAGTGGTGACATTGATTTGGCCATTGATACCTTGATCCCTGTCAGCAATAATATTTTACATACGCAATTAGAAGTAGACCAACTGGTTGTTATTTCACGTAAGAACCACCCCGCTATTGCTGAAAAACTCGATTTAAAAACATACTTGCACCTCGAACATATATTAGTGTCGTCTAGATCGATCGGCCCGGGATTGGAAGACTTTGAGCTCTCTCGCATAGGCTTACACCGTAAAATATCATTACGCTGTCAGCATGCCCTATCTGCGTGTAGAGTGATCTTAAATAACGATATGTTACTGACGTTGCCGAAAACTGCCGCCGCAATGTACAGTCAGATGCTCGATATTGCCATTCACCCAATGCCGGTGGCATTACCCGATATTGGGGTCCATTTATATTGGCATGTTAATGTCGACAAAGAACCCGCGAATAAATGGCTTAGAAACAAAATGATTATTGCAGCATCAAACACCAAAATTACCATTACATAA
- a CDS encoding histidine phosphatase family protein, translating to MAAIYLIRHGQASFGSTDYDQLSDKGSQQATLLGEYWRSRVAPSKFYCGDLLRHGQTLTNFVNSYQGPTTPMVIHSGFNEFDHVDILQKYNVQWQNFAQMSQEINQQNQPNKALQKEFYQALHRWISGDKDDEYKESWPQFQARCIRALQNIIEQELARKREFSAVVSGTKKSKDILVFTSGGTISVIIQHILKLTDQQTLAINQQTRNTSVTKLLFSENMLSVDYFNNYSHLEQAGDDWITFK from the coding sequence ATGGCAGCAATTTATTTGATTCGACACGGGCAAGCCTCTTTTGGTAGTACTGATTACGATCAATTATCAGACAAAGGTAGCCAACAAGCGACCTTACTAGGTGAATATTGGCGTTCAAGAGTGGCCCCCAGCAAGTTTTATTGTGGTGATTTATTGCGTCACGGCCAAACATTAACCAACTTTGTCAATAGCTATCAAGGGCCAACAACACCGATGGTTATCCACTCGGGTTTCAACGAATTTGATCATGTCGACATTTTGCAGAAATACAATGTTCAGTGGCAAAACTTCGCCCAAATGAGTCAAGAAATTAATCAACAAAACCAGCCAAACAAAGCGCTGCAAAAAGAGTTTTATCAAGCACTCCATCGCTGGATATCGGGCGACAAAGATGATGAATATAAAGAAAGTTGGCCACAGTTTCAGGCGCGCTGTATCCGAGCACTGCAAAATATCATTGAACAAGAACTCGCCAGAAAACGTGAGTTTAGTGCCGTAGTAAGTGGCACTAAAAAATCAAAAGACATTTTAGTGTTTACTTCAGGCGGTACGATTTCAGTCATCATTCAACACATATTGAAATTAACCGATCAACAAACATTAGCGATTAATCAACAGACCAGAAATACCAGTGTGACTAAACTGTTGTTTTCAGAAAACATGCTGAGTGTGGATTATTTCAATAACTATAGTCATTTAGAGCAGGCGGGCGATGATTGGATAACCTTTAAGTAA